One window of Nocardia nova SH22a genomic DNA carries:
- a CDS encoding FAD-dependent oxidoreductase, with amino-acid sequence MARIGEHAVVLGAGMSGLLAARVLRDHFDRVTVVERDALPEGPEARKGVPQGRHVHGLLPRGKDLLEEFFPGLAAELLAAGAVDCDVLGEVDFQMAGRTLARVSTGYRGLQASRPHLEHHVRRRVRALARVTIRERCVATGVVADPARTRVTGVEVRDEHGAHTLAADLVVASTGRGGVVPAWLDALGYPRPREEGTAIDIVYRSAFVELEPGALGADKSVTVGVRELPPRALALFAVEGRNRYVLTAIGHAGEQPPTEPAAFLDFAARIAPASVRGPLRRAELLTDISTFRYKANLRRRYERLDRFPAGLLAVGDGLCSFSPVYGQGMTVAAIQARVLQRCLAAGDRDLARRFYAAVTPEIDIAWQLTVIADSAMPHVGPHRDPLIRAAVAALDPVLAAAQRDPVVAATLYRVMGLTRRPVALMRPDIVARITVSAARTLAEEAIASAGARGAELVDRLLGTGQVTVKPPAGSA; translated from the coding sequence ATGGCGAGAATCGGTGAACATGCGGTGGTCCTGGGCGCCGGGATGAGCGGTCTGCTCGCGGCGCGGGTGCTGCGCGACCACTTCGACCGGGTGACCGTCGTCGAACGGGACGCCCTGCCCGAGGGGCCCGAGGCGCGCAAGGGTGTTCCGCAGGGGCGGCACGTGCACGGGTTGCTGCCCAGGGGGAAGGATCTGCTCGAGGAGTTCTTCCCCGGTCTGGCGGCCGAACTGCTGGCTGCCGGCGCCGTGGACTGTGATGTGCTGGGCGAGGTCGACTTCCAGATGGCCGGGCGCACCCTCGCGCGGGTCTCCACCGGCTACCGCGGGCTGCAGGCCAGCAGGCCGCACCTCGAGCACCACGTGCGCCGGCGGGTGCGTGCGCTGGCGAGGGTCACCATCCGGGAGCGATGTGTCGCGACCGGGGTGGTGGCGGATCCGGCCCGCACGCGCGTCACCGGTGTCGAGGTGCGGGACGAGCACGGCGCGCACACCCTGGCCGCCGATCTCGTGGTCGCGTCCACGGGCCGCGGCGGCGTCGTCCCCGCCTGGCTGGACGCCCTGGGCTATCCCCGTCCGCGCGAAGAGGGCACCGCCATCGACATCGTCTATCGCAGCGCCTTCGTCGAACTCGAACCGGGCGCGCTCGGCGCGGACAAGTCGGTGACCGTCGGGGTGCGGGAGCTGCCGCCCCGGGCGCTGGCGCTGTTCGCGGTCGAGGGCCGTAATCGCTACGTGCTCACCGCGATCGGGCACGCCGGTGAGCAGCCGCCTACCGAGCCTGCGGCCTTCCTGGACTTCGCCGCGCGGATCGCCCCGGCGTCCGTGCGCGGGCCGCTGCGGCGTGCCGAACTGCTCACCGACATCTCCACCTTCCGCTACAAGGCCAATCTGCGCCGCCGCTACGAACGCCTGGACCGGTTCCCCGCGGGCCTGCTGGCCGTCGGCGACGGACTGTGCAGTTTCAGCCCGGTCTACGGCCAGGGCATGACCGTCGCGGCGATCCAGGCACGGGTGCTCCAGCGCTGCCTGGCCGCCGGTGACCGCGATCTGGCCCGGCGGTTCTACGCCGCGGTGACGCCGGAAATCGACATCGCCTGGCAGCTCACCGTCATCGCCGACAGCGCGATGCCACACGTCGGCCCGCATCGCGACCCGCTGATCCGCGCCGCCGTCGCGGCGCTGGACCCGGTGCTGGCCGCGGCGCAACGCGATCCGGTCGTGGCCGCCACCCTGTATCGGGTGATGGGACTGACGCGGCGGCCGGTCGCGCTGATGCGTCCCGACATCGTCGCGCGGATCACGGTCAGCGCCGCGCGGACCCTGGCCGAGGAGGCGATCGCGTCGGCCGGAGCCCGCGGCGCCGAACTCGTCGATCGCCTCCTCGGTACCGGTCAGGTGACGGTGAAGCCCCCGGCGGGATCGGCATAG
- a CDS encoding TetR/AcrR family transcriptional regulator, translating into MTRSASELIDAALQLIAESGLTGLTLTDVARRAGVSRATTYREFGDKDGLVAAVARREIGAMIAAAYQVVDMTAPAAELTRSATLFALRYLREHAPFRYVRDHEPQWLLTLAVTHEGAERNLVETVTALLTPLLSFGREGELSVAPEQAAEITVRTVLSHVLIERSTLGDEEIAETVARAVSVATAAH; encoded by the coding sequence GTGACCAGGTCCGCGAGCGAATTGATCGATGCCGCGCTGCAACTCATCGCCGAATCCGGCCTGACCGGGCTCACCCTCACCGATGTGGCCCGCCGCGCGGGCGTCTCCCGCGCCACCACCTACCGGGAGTTCGGCGACAAGGACGGACTGGTCGCCGCGGTGGCGCGACGCGAGATCGGCGCGATGATCGCCGCCGCCTACCAGGTGGTCGACATGACGGCGCCGGCCGCCGAATTGACCCGATCGGCAACCCTTTTCGCGCTGCGATACCTGCGTGAGCACGCGCCCTTCCGCTACGTCCGCGACCACGAGCCGCAGTGGCTGCTCACCCTCGCGGTGACACACGAGGGCGCCGAGCGCAATCTCGTGGAAACGGTCACCGCACTGCTCACACCGTTGCTGTCGTTCGGCCGCGAGGGCGAGCTGTCGGTGGCGCCGGAGCAGGCCGCCGAGATCACCGTGCGCACCGTGCTGTCACATGTGCTGATCGAGCGCAGCACGCTCGGCGACGAGGAGATCGCCGAGACCGTCGCGCGCGCGGTGTCGGTGGCCACCGCCGCACACTGA
- a CDS encoding MarR family winged helix-turn-helix transcriptional regulator, with amino-acid sequence MTNPLALDQQLCFSLYTASRAMTARYRPMLEAMGLTYPQYLVMLALWEHDGRSVGELCNSLALDSGTLSPLLKRLQAAGLVERVRSATDERRVQIRLTDRGRDLRVQACDIPAHIAASVDMSLEDAVALRDTLVRLTAALNTPTDPDADQASADRKR; translated from the coding sequence GTGACCAATCCCCTGGCTCTCGATCAGCAACTGTGCTTCTCGCTGTACACGGCGTCGCGCGCGATGACCGCCCGGTATCGGCCGATGCTCGAGGCCATGGGGCTGACCTACCCGCAATATCTGGTCATGCTCGCGTTGTGGGAACACGACGGCCGCAGCGTCGGCGAACTGTGCAACTCCCTCGCCCTCGACTCCGGCACCCTGTCACCACTGCTCAAGCGGCTGCAGGCCGCCGGGCTGGTCGAGCGCGTCCGCAGCGCCACCGACGAGCGCCGGGTGCAGATCCGCCTCACCGATCGTGGGCGCGACCTGCGCGTACAGGCCTGCGATATCCCGGCTCACATCGCCGCATCCGTGGACATGTCCCTCGAGGATGCGGTGGCGCTGCGGGACACGCTGGTCCGGTTGACCGCCGCACTGAACACCCCCACCGACCCGGATGCCGACCAGGCATCCGCCGACAGAAAGCGATGA
- a CDS encoding organic hydroperoxide resistance protein produces the protein MTILYTAEALATGDGRNGHARTSDGKLDLTLAMPPEMGGSGAGTNPEQLFAAGYAACFHSALRLVGGQEKADISDSAVGARVGIGPNETGGFGLEVTLEISLPNLPREQAQALADKAHQVCPYSNATRGNIDVHVTLAED, from the coding sequence ATGACGATCCTCTACACCGCAGAAGCCCTGGCCACCGGCGACGGCCGCAACGGCCACGCCCGCACCTCCGACGGCAAGCTCGACCTCACCCTGGCCATGCCGCCGGAAATGGGTGGCAGCGGCGCCGGAACCAATCCGGAACAGCTGTTCGCCGCGGGCTACGCGGCCTGCTTCCATTCGGCGCTGCGGCTGGTCGGCGGCCAGGAGAAGGCCGATATCAGCGATTCCGCGGTCGGCGCCCGGGTCGGCATCGGCCCCAACGAGACCGGCGGATTCGGTCTCGAGGTCACCCTCGAGATCTCACTGCCGAATCTGCCGCGCGAACAGGCCCAGGCGCTGGCCGACAAGGCCCACCAGGTGTGCCCGTACTCCAACGCGACCCGCGGCAATATCGACGTCCACGTCACCCTCGCGGAGGACTGA
- a CDS encoding universal stress protein yields the protein MTTEQSDADAPIVVAADGSPTSLHAVAWAARDAALSGCRLEIVHSIAIPASFGPGLAAGTAQPDWLRTDGEQILTEASAVAREIGGPDLAIDAELGLELIIGDLLVRSERARRIVAGSRGRGAVQRTVLGSVSSALVQHAHCPVVIVKSGSAADPVAERRPVLVGVDGTDNSTPAIEEAFDQAHRRGVELVALHSWSDTTGLDISMFGWDTIVTAEHDMLADRLKPWRARYPELPVTLQVVRDDPARSLLAESDSAQLVVVGNRGRGGFTGLLLGSTGAALLSSVECPIMVVRR from the coding sequence GTGACCACCGAGCAATCCGATGCCGACGCGCCGATCGTGGTCGCCGCGGACGGTTCTCCCACGTCCCTGCACGCCGTGGCGTGGGCGGCGCGTGACGCCGCACTGAGCGGATGCCGGTTGGAGATCGTGCATTCGATCGCCATCCCGGCGAGTTTCGGCCCCGGACTGGCCGCCGGTACGGCACAGCCGGATTGGCTGCGCACCGACGGTGAGCAGATCCTCACCGAGGCGAGCGCGGTGGCCCGCGAGATCGGCGGGCCGGACCTCGCGATCGACGCCGAACTCGGCCTGGAGTTGATCATCGGCGACCTGTTGGTGCGATCGGAGCGGGCACGCCGGATCGTGGCCGGTAGCCGGGGGCGCGGCGCGGTACAGCGCACCGTCCTGGGATCGGTGAGTTCCGCGCTGGTCCAGCACGCGCACTGCCCGGTGGTGATCGTGAAATCGGGTTCGGCCGCCGATCCGGTCGCCGAGCGCCGCCCGGTGCTCGTGGGCGTCGACGGCACCGACAACAGCACCCCCGCGATCGAGGAGGCCTTCGACCAGGCGCACCGGCGCGGCGTCGAACTGGTGGCACTGCATTCCTGGAGCGACACCACCGGCCTCGACATCTCGATGTTCGGCTGGGACACCATCGTCACCGCCGAGCACGACATGCTCGCCGACCGACTGAAGCCGTGGCGTGCGCGCTATCCCGAGTTGCCGGTCACCCTGCAGGTCGTGCGCGACGATCCGGCGAGATCGCTGCTGGCCGAATCGGATTCGGCACAGCTGGTGGTGGTCGGCAACCGTGGCCGCGGCGGCTTCACCGGACTGCTGCTCGGTTCGACCGGTGCCGCGTTACTGAGCTCGGTCGAATGCCCGATCATGGTGGTGCGCCGCTGA
- a CDS encoding alpha/beta hydrolase family protein, translating into MVGVGYGTARRWAAIAVLAAVVGGIGFGSVEPAAPSGAAGPLVPGSIIDPVAQGTPIRIAYGPEADTFGDLYLPAGGLLSGSTGRCPVVVLVHGGGWAQYRNLSQFAEQARQLTESGVAVWNIEYRRVNGAGGWPVTLTDADAAIGALATVVQQRAGGRLDLSRVHLAGHSAGGQLAAWAAGRRTSGADGPQALRIRSVTLMASVLDLDYAVAHGNDGFARKLLGGLPGEVPDHYRYASPIVNLPVGVHITAIHGDNDRVVPAEQSRRYIDAARGAGDRTELRILPGTGHTEFTDPNSAAWAVTREAILAQVAESA; encoded by the coding sequence GTGGTGGGGGTTGGATACGGGACGGCCCGCCGCTGGGCCGCGATCGCGGTACTGGCGGCTGTCGTCGGGGGAATCGGATTCGGTTCGGTGGAACCGGCGGCGCCCAGTGGTGCGGCGGGTCCGCTCGTGCCCGGATCGATCATCGATCCGGTCGCGCAGGGAACGCCCATTCGCATCGCCTACGGTCCGGAGGCCGACACCTTCGGTGATCTGTACCTGCCCGCCGGTGGGTTGCTGTCCGGATCGACCGGGCGCTGTCCGGTGGTGGTCCTGGTCCACGGCGGCGGCTGGGCGCAGTACCGGAATCTGTCCCAGTTCGCCGAACAGGCCCGTCAGCTCACCGAATCCGGTGTGGCGGTGTGGAATATCGAATACCGGCGGGTCAACGGCGCCGGTGGCTGGCCGGTGACGCTCACCGATGCCGACGCCGCGATCGGCGCCCTGGCCACGGTGGTCCAGCAGCGTGCCGGCGGCAGGCTGGATCTGAGCCGCGTCCATCTGGCCGGGCATTCCGCGGGCGGGCAGCTCGCCGCGTGGGCGGCGGGACGGCGCACCTCGGGCGCGGACGGACCACAGGCACTGCGCATCCGGAGCGTGACGCTGATGGCCTCGGTCCTGGACCTCGACTACGCCGTCGCGCACGGGAACGACGGGTTCGCGCGCAAGTTGCTGGGCGGTCTCCCGGGGGAGGTGCCCGATCACTACCGGTACGCCTCGCCGATCGTGAATCTTCCGGTGGGCGTGCACATCACGGCGATCCACGGGGACAACGACCGGGTGGTCCCGGCCGAACAGAGCCGCCGCTACATCGATGCCGCCCGGGGTGCCGGGGACCGCACCGAACTGCGGATCCTGCCCGGCACCGGGCACACCGAATTCACCGATCCGAACTCCGCGGCCTGGGCCGTGACGCGGGAGGCGATCCTCGCGCAGGTCGCGGAATCGGCGTGA